The genomic interval CTGCACTCGGGtgcccgcgcgcgcgcgcgcgcgcacacacacacacacacacacacacacacacacacacacaccggcaAGCACACGCACACCCTCTGGTCCCACGTTCTCAACATCCCTGTCCTGGAAGGTTCCAGCCTCAAGCTTCCTTTCTGTAGCACAAGAACTTTGCCTGCCTGGCCTCCCTGGCCTGCAGCTGGCCACTACCTGGCCtatggggggcggtggggggggccCTGCCTGGGTCAGGAGTGGCTCCTCCCTGGGGGCAGTGTCATCAGCAGCCCAGGCAGCTTGCAGCACATTGCGTCatggaggctgggggctggaggcctGAGTctctggggcagggggaaggatgCGGGCCGGCCGGCCGGGGAATGGGGGGACTAGACTGGGAACCCCAATGTCTGGGACCTCAAGGGCAGACAGCTGTGACTAAGGAAGCAGAAACCATAGGTCTCTGAGGAGCGAGTCTGAGATAAGGGCCAGACTTAGGTCTGACCCTAGATGGACACCTGATTCTTGACCCTGGACTTAGAAGGCCTAGCTTTTTGTTtcggaggggagggaagggactggGCCTCTGTCACCTTCTTGGGccacagagaggaaggaggtgatGGGGAAACAGGATATGGCCTTGAGGGGTGGGATGCAAGGGAGGCTTGCAGCAGAGGCCACTTTCAGACCCAGGCCCAGAGTCAGTCGTTGTGGAGGAAGGCTCCTCCCTGCTGGGCCCGTTCATCTAGTCTGGCCACCTGTGCTGCTCGCCAAGACCTGCCCGCACCCgcctgggggaagaggagggggcagagtccAGAGGGTGGGGTTGACTGGTGTCTTGATAAGGTTAGGGGTAGGGAGGAGGctgagctgaaggcagaagaTTGCAGGCCTGGGGCCAGGATTGAGGCCGACTTGGGTGCCGACTTGGGTGCCGACGTCAGGGGCTATCGGGGCTAGTCTGGGCCCAGGGACTGTCAGCAGGAGAGTTCGGGCCGAAGGGGACTCACGGGTTGGGTGTCCACTGTGGACGTTCCCAGATGCCGTAGCACGCTCCCCTTACCCTCTGGTCCAAGGCTGCTTCCTAaaggggaaggctggaggaccACCTTGGGGATGGCTTTTTCTGGTTGCCATGGAAACGGGTTCTCTCATCCCATCTGACCACCAGCACCAGGCTTCTCCTCAGTAAGAAGACAGGGAGCACAGGGAAATTCTCCAGCCTGGGAGACCCCACTTCTAactggcttttttctttcaggtTCCCCCAGGCACCATGCCAGCCCCGTAgtaccacccaccccacccaccgtGGTCTGCTGCACCCCACCACTGGGGCACTGGTTCCAATGAGACAGGGCACATCAAATTCCATCTGGTAAGTTCTGCTCCTGAGCAacaacccccactcccacccccaccagtcCAGCTCTGGACCACATGCTTGAAGAAGAGCGGTATGATCTGGACCGTGCCCACTCCTCAGAATGGTCCAGTCCAGCTCTGAGCATCCCCCCACCATGTGGTGCTGGAGTGGTTCAGCCTTCCTGGTTTATGGAGCGCCCCTCTGTTGCCCCTGAATGGTTCAGCCCTGTATTTCACCAGCCTCTCCACTACCACCAAAAAGTCTCCCCCCAGTGCTACAACTCAGTTACTTCTGGAGTTGAATTAAACTAGAGTTTGCAAGGCTGGAAGGTAGAGGTGAGATAACCTGGGGGGACTTTTCTTGGGGTGAGGGTGCCCTATTAAGAGTTGGTGAACAGTGTGGTTCATGCATGGTGATTGGAAATTGATTTGGAGATACTGGAGGCCATTGCCACAACAGCCTGCTGCTGTTGCCATGGCAATCATGGCGTCTCACCTTTCCTTCCAGCTCCCTTTCTGTTCCATTCTGTCCCCACTGTGCTACAGCAtttgcctcctccccaccaccccccccccccccaagtcttaCTTCTCTTCTGCTGCCCTCTCTCTTTGGGCCAGTTCTCTGCCTGAGGCTCTGTAGGAGAGGAGAGGATACTTAAGCCAGGGACTTAAGTTCTCTGAGTGTGTGTCGCACTGAATTTTTGAGTGGGACTGTTTTCTTCTGTGTATCTGGATTTGGCAAGATGGTTTGCAcattggggtgcctcagtggaaTTGTGTTGAATGAATGTGTTAACTGAAGGAGCTTCACTGCCAAGAAAGCAATGGCTTCTGAGATCTGCTACAAATGTCCTGCCCACACCTGCTGTAGAGGACAGGAGACGTTTGCGATGCTAGAGATGCTGGGGGTAGGACGGGGTGGGGGCGCAGGCAGGCTGACCCAGGAGATGGCCTGTGACGAGAAAACCAAGGGAGGGAGAACAGGACAGAGGCAGATAGAAGAGTGGAAAGAATGAGGCCCTGGGAAGAAGCCCAGTTCTTCCACTCTCTTGCAGAGTGAACTTGACCAAGTTAcctaacctccctgagcctcaatttcctcatctgtaaaatgggtttaaaaaaaaaaaagtacttcctAACTCAGATTTGCGGTGGGGGGAGTTTTAAAAAGGTACGTAAAGTGCTTGCGAAGGTGCCTGGTGCCTACTAGTAAGTATTCACTAAATGCTAGCAATTATCATCATAATGGGAGCTGCAGGGAGCCTTGAGGATCAGCAAGGACGTTGAGGAATAGGACGGAACTTGATTGAAGGCAGACAGACGCCCAAATATCTGACTCAAACAGAAGGATCACTGATCCGGCAACAAGACGTCAGGAttcgggagggggtggggggtgaggcgAGGAGTCTGCAGGGTCAGCCCGCTCCAGTGTTTCCCAGACCCTGTTCGGGAACATGAAGCCAAACACAGAAGGGCATGTGCAGAGACACACGTGATCACGCAAGTGATGCAGAGGCAGACCCAGACAAAAGACCGAGACAGGAGCcaggcagacacacagacagagacagcccCTCAGAGTCATGTAGACAGGCATAATGACAGGAACGCGTCAGACGCAGGCACTGAAGGAGACGAGATGAGCAGATATGCAGgtgcacacagagacagacaccgGGACGACCCACACACAGCCGACCTTGTCAGACACACTGGTGAACACAGCGGTCCAGTCAGAGGCAGACACAAGGCTCGCAGTGACACATAGCGGGCCGGGGCCGGCACTGTCACTCctcggtggggggcggggaggggccggcaGCGGGGGAAGGCTGGGGAAGGGAATCCCGAGCGGGCGGCCTGCCCGGGTGGCTGAGTCACAGCGGCGCCCCAGCCGGCGGCcctcccctccgcctcccccctcccccaggtaaGAAGCGAGCCTGTAACCCCTCGCTTCCACCGGGCGGAACGAGGCCTGGCGGGGAGCGGGACGCGGCGGGtgccggccccggccccgcctcgGCGCGTCCGCGGACCGCgtgcggggtgtgtgtgtggggggaagacCGTGTGTGCGGGGTCTGGTCTTTGGCCGGCATGTGAGTCTGCGTGCGCACGTCTGGCCCCTTCCCCCGCGTCCCGCGCGGCCGCAGCGGTGCGCGCCGGGGGCTCCTCAGGCCTCGAGCCGGGAGAGGGTTAAGTGGGTGTGATTGATGGAGTGGGTCTCTCTCGGGGCTCCGGGGGAGGGGGTCGGTTAAAGTCCCCGAGTCCAGAGCCCGGATGGAAGGGGCGGAGCTGGGCTTAACCGGGAGTGCCCGGATGGAGAGGGCGTGGCCTCGGCGGGAGAAGAATTAACCCTTTCTGGGCGGCCGGCCCCGGGGACCGTGGGTCGGGCGGGAGAGGCTGGGAAGGAATGTCTGCCCCAGAAGTATACCGTCCTCCCCGCCTGGCTGAGGCCGCGTGCGTCTTCCTCTCACCTGCCTGCGGGGAGTCTGTGGGTGTCTGTCTTTGTGACTGCTGCCCGTGGCCGTCCCCTCCCCTTGGTTAGTACGGACACCGGGAGTCGGGGAGGGCTATTCCTGCCCCAAAGCGAGAGTGGAGGTGAGAGTGGACCGCGAGCCGGCGCCGGGGAACAGGTGTGAGCGCGGCGTCGAGGCTGGCGGGCGCGGGGAGGGGCCGTCGTGGGGGAAGACGAGAGGGGAAATTCCGCGGGACCGGTGGTGAGCGGTGTGTGGGCTGAGTTGTGTCTGCCTCtgactgtgtgtctgtgtgtgttcagGGAGGCGAGGGCTGAGTCAGTGGGAATAGGGGAAGGTTTTGTGGGTGACTCACGCTCTCCCACCCCGAGCCTGAATCAGACCCCGAGGGAGGGCTTTGTACGGGGGGCGGATGAGGAGTCAGGCGCCCGGGTCCCGGTGAATCCGAGGTGGTTGGCGAGAGTGAATGTGTATTTAGTGCACAGGAAGTTTTTGTTCTCCAGTGAGGGCTGCTGTACTCTGAGTACCGGCGTGGGGGGTTGTGGACGAAGGTGGAAAGGGGCTGGAGGGACGGGACTCAGTGCTTTAGGGAAAGCTGAGTCAGTTCCCCGTGGGAAAGGGGAAGTGGTGGAGGGGAAGTGTCATCATCGCAGAAGGGGAAGCTGCATTTCCTGGTAGCTGGCAGCGCCCTCGGCACCGCTTCGCAAACGGGGATCTGATCCTGCGGTGCCtgaacccccgccccccctcccccgttagCCCATGCGTGGTCCCGGACTTGGGTGGGGGAATGTGGCCCGGGCTACCCTTAGACCGCAGTCAAGCGCTCTGCTCGTCCCAGGGCTTTGGCAACTGACCGAAAGTCAGTGTGGTGAGCAGAGAGAGTTCGGGCAGAAACTCCGCTAGAGTCGCGGACGCCGGCCGCAGAGCCCAAGCGTTCGCAGGGCTCGGCGGGGAGTGGCGCGCCGCGACCTGTAGGGTCCGGAGCTTAGCACGTAAACAGACCACCTTGTCCTGCGGAGAGAGGACTGTTTTCACCAGAAACCCGCCTGCCCTTGCGGGCTGGGTGGAAATTTCCCCACCGCGCAGACTTCTCTCGGCGAAGGCGAACTTTCCAGCCGCCCCCAGCCCCTCGTCGCGCGCGCTCCCCCGGCTTCCTGCCCGGCGCTCGCTCCAGCTGGagcgctggccccgcccccgccgcttTGTACTCTACGCTCGCCTCTCGCAGCTCTTTGTACTCTAGACTCTCAATGGACCGATCCCGGGAGCGGAGCCGGCTCCCTACCTGCGGGGACGCCGGGTAGGCGAGGAAGAGGCGCGGGGACGGGGATCCTGGGCTCGGGCGACAAGGAAGAACTGGGGCCGAAGGGGAGGTGCCCAGAAGGGGGGCGCTGCGCCCGTCGTGGGTCGAGGCGGCACCGACggaaagggcggggggggggggggcggcgcgaAGGAGGAAGTGAAACGGGTTCTGGGTTCTTTAAGGGAGTGGGCGGTGAGAGTGGGACAAGGGTGATGTCACCGCCTGTTgggccccgccctcctccctcccgaaggaccccccccccccttacactTACACACGCCGCTTCCGCTGCGCAAGTAGCCACGTCACGGGCAACCCCCGAAATCCCCCCTcccttggggggcgggggccacGTGGGCCGTGGGGAACCGCGTGGCCCCGACGGGGAAGGGCATAGAGGATACGGGAGCCACGCGAGAGGGGCCACTCGGGACCGCTGTGCGCGTCTTCTCAGAAGTTGGGGGATTAAAGGGAGATTTTGGTTTTGGGGGTCGGTTGGAACTGAAGACCTAGAGAGCCAGGGGAAGTGGAGGAGCTCCGGGAACTAGGTAGGCTGGGGGCCCCGACCCTAGTTTGGGATCGGGtcaggcgtggggggggggggtggtggtggtggagcgCTCGGGTCTCGGCGCGGGCGGGTTTGGGTACCGAAGTCGCCGTGACCGGCCAGCTCTCAGCAGTCACAGGGGGCACCCGGGGTGGGAGGTGAGGCACGGGGCGAGGTGAAGTGAGGAAAGGCAGCGACGCCTTTGTCTGCGTTGTGCCTCCGTTTGCCGTCGGCCGGTCTTAGggcgccggggccgggggcgTTTCGGGCGGTCCTGCCGGGAATACCGGCGACTCTATGGGTGCGTGGGACTCGCGGGTGGCGCCGTCCCCCAGGCCGGCCCGAGCGTGCGACGTGCCGCCTTCACCCGCGGGGGTCCCGGGCCCTGCCTGCGCCGCCGGCCCGGGTGTCAGGTCCGGGATGGAGACCCTAGGTGGGAGCCGCGGGGTCACCCCGGGGTCACCCCGGGCCGAGCCCGTCTGACCGGCTccgccgcccctcctcccccggcCGCGGCAGGGCTAACCTCGCTCTCATTGGTCCCGGCCAGGCTGTTACTGAGGCGGAGACACGGGTGATGATTGGCTTGCTGGCGAGGGAGGAAGTCCTGTGATTGGCCGGATCTCAGGAGCTCGCCGACGCCGTGCGAGGACGCTCCCACGGAGGCCGGGTAAGCCGCCGCGGCGCTGCCCGTCCGCCCCAGTGGCTCCCGGCAGCAGCGAGCCGCCGCTGACCGGCCGTCCCGCTCCCTGCCGCTCGTCCCGGCGCCTCGCCGCTCTCCCGGGCCTCCGGGGGCTCCTTGGGCGGCGTGGGCCTCCCCTCGGGGAAAGCCGAGGCCCGACTCCCGGTGCAGATGACTGCCCGGCCGGGCCCCTGGGCCTCAGCTGTGCGCTGGCCGGCTCACggcactcctcctcctcctcccctccgcaGAATTGGCTGTGAAGGGCCCTGGGTGGCCGTCTGGGGGCAGTGGGCACTCCTGTCAGAGCGGCTGGAGCGGGACCGTCGCCCCagagagctggggcagggggccgTGCCCGATCTCCAGGGCTCCTGGGGCCACTGCTGACCTGGTAAGGGAAAGACCAGGGCTGGGTCGGCCGTGTGTGTGCTGCTGGCTCAGCCTGTGCCCCCATGAAGGTCTTGATCTCTCCTTGACTCAGGCTGGATGCATCGGGCAGTGGACCCTCCAGGGGCCCGCGCTGCACGGGAAGCCTTTGCCCTCGGGGGCTTGAGCTGTGCTGGGGCCTGGAGCTCCTGCCCGCCCCATCCCCCTCCTCGAAGCGCATGGCTGCCTGGAGGCAGGTGAGAACACGGGgcacccctctccccatctcctctctctggtcACTCTCTGGGTTTCTGCTGATCTGTGGACCCCAGTGGGGTCCTCAGCTGCTTTCCCTTAGTCTCTCAGTCCCCTCATTTCTAAGTAGGGACGGGACCACTTCACCTTGCTGCATGTTCACAGACCCCTTCCGTCTCTAGGTGCTCTGCCAGCATCGGGCAGCCCccactctctgctcccccacccccttcacatGGCAGTAGCTCTGGACACCCCAACAAACCGTATTATGCTCCAGGGTGAGTACGGAATCAAAGGTGCTGTAGACGGGACGTAAGCCTGGGGCCTCAGAAGAGGCCCCCCGGGCCTGACCAGCCCCCACAACCCCTTCTGCCCGGTAGGACCCCCGCCCCGAGACCCCTCCACGGGAAGCTGGAATCCCTGCACGGCTGTGTGCAGGCACTGCTCCGAGAGCCGGCCCAGCCAGGGCTGTGGGAACAGCTGGGGCAGCTATACGAGTCCGAGCACGACAGCGAGGAGGCCGTTCGCTGCTATCACAGCGCCCTTCGATACGGAGGAAGCTTGGCTGAGTTGGGGCCCCGCATCGGCCGACTGCAGCAGGTGGGATGAGGCAGGGCCCCGGGGGGCTGGGCTTGTGCCTTCTGGCTAGGCGCCCTCGTCCTAACGTGTGCTTCTGTCCCCAGGCCCAGTTCTGGAACTTTCACGCCGGCTCCTGCCAGCACCGAGCCAAGGTCCTGCCCCCCCTGGAGCAAGTGTGGAACTTGCTGCACCTTGAGGTGAGACGGGGGCCggtgggctggggaggaggccccTGGCTGGATCTGCACGTGggtcattctctctccttcctttttgtcTTCAGCACAAGCGGAACTATGGGGCCAAGCGGGGCGGTCCCCCCGTGAAGCGAGCCGCTGAGCCCCCAGTGGTGCAGCCCGTGCCTCCTGCGGCGCTCTCAGGCCCCTCTGGGGACGAGGGCCTCAGCCCCGGGGGCAAGCGCAGGAGAGGCTGCGGCTCTGAGCAGGTATGGTCGCATGTAGGCCACGGGCCGCCGTGGGCAGGACTGGGCCACGGTGCCGTTCTCACGCTCTCTCTTCTTCCAGACTGGCCTTCCCCCGGGGCTGCCGCTGCCCCCGCCGCCActgcccccgccgcccccgccgcccccgccgccgccgccgcccccacccctgcctggccTCGCCACTAGCCCTCCATTTCAGCTGAGCAAGCCAGGGCTGTGGAGCGCCCTGCATGGAGATGTCTGGGGCCCCGAGCGCAAGGGTTCGGCACCCCCGGAGCGCCAGGTGAGCCCCAATCGATTGCCCCTCGTCTCTTAACCGCAAGTCCCCCGTCCCCCACGTGTCACTCGTGGCCCTTTGCCTCTCCCGCAGGAGCAGCGGCACTCGCTGCCTCACCCGTATCCGTACCCGGCTCCGGCCTACGCCGCGCACCCCCCTGGCCACCGGCTGGTCCCGGCCGcacccccaggcccaggcccccgccccccaggagcagagagccaTGGCTGCCCGCCTGCCACCCGTCCCCCCGGAAGTGACCTTAGAGAGAGCAGAGTTCAGAGGTCGCGGATGGACTCCAGCGTTTCACCAGCAGCAACCACCGCCTGCGTGCCTTACGCCCCTTCCCGGCCCCCTGGCCTCCCCGgccccaccagcagcagcagtagcagcagcagcagcaacaccgGTCTCCGGGCCGCGGAGCCGAGCCCAGGCATTGTGAGTTCCGGACTGCGGGTGGACTGCGGGTGGAGCGGGCggtgccacccccacccccggcagccGCCGACCGCCTGTACCCTGCTTGCAGCCCGGCGCTGATCATTACCAAACTCCCGCGCTGGACGTCTCCTCTCCCCAAGGCCGCCTGGGGCCCTCGGCACACAGCAGTCGGAAACCGTTCCTGGCGGCTCCCGCTGCCACGCCTCACCTGTCCCTGCCGCCCGGCCCCCCctcgccgcccccgccgccctgTCCCCGCCTCTTACGCCCTCCGCCCCCCCCTGCCTGGCTGAAGGGCCCGGCCTGCCGGGCAGCCCGCGAGGATGGGGAGATCTTCGAGGAGCTCTTCTTTGGGTCTGAGGGacgcccccgccctcccccaccacccctcccccaccgcgAGGGCTTCTTGGGGCCTCCGGCTCCCCGCTTTTCTGTGGGCACTCAGGATTCGCACACCCCTCCGACTCCCCCAGCCACCAGCAGCAGCAACCATGGCAGCCACGGCAGCAGCCCCACGGGGCCCGTGTCCTTCCCCCCGCCTCCCTACCTGGCCAGAAGTTTGGACCCCCTTCCCCGGCCCCCCAGCCCCAATCTGAGCCCCCAGGACCCACCCCTTGCGCCCTTGACTCTcgccctgcctccagctcctccctcctcctgccaccAAAATACCTCAGGAAGCTTCAGGCGCCCGGAGAGCCCTCGGCCCAGGGTCTCCTTCCCAAAGACCCCCGAGGTGGGGCCGGGCCCCCCCCCAGGCCCCTTGAATAAAGCCCCCCAGCCCGTGCCGCCCAGGGTTGGGGAGCTGCCTGCCCGAGGCCCGCGGCTCTTCGATTTTCCCCCTACCCCGCTGGAGGACCAGTTTGAGGAGCCGGCTGAGTTCAAGATCCTCCCCGATGGGCTGGCCAACATCATGAAGATGCTGGACGAATCCATTCGCAAGGAGGAGGAACAGCAACAGGAGGCGGGcgcagcccccccgcccccgctgaaGGAGCCCTTTTCGTCTCTGCAGCCTCCGTTCCCTAGTGACACAACCCCGGCCGCCACTGCCACCGCCGcccaggaagaggagaagaagccaCCACCAGCCCTGCCGCCACCGCCGCCTCTAGCCAAGTTTCCTCCGCcgcccccgctccccccaccgGCCGGCCCGGCCAGCCTGCTCAAGTCCTTGGCCTCCGTGCTGGAGGGACAGAAGTACTGTTACCGGGGGGCTGGAGCCGCCCTCGCCACCCGGCCCGGGCCCTTGCCCGCCACTCAGTATTCGCCAGGCCCCCCATCAGGTGCTAccgccccgccgcccgcctcGGCGGCCCCTAGCGCCCAGGGCTCCCCGCAGCCCTCCGCTCCCTCGGCATCTCACTTCTCTACCTCAGGCGGGCCCTGGGCCCGGGAGCGCGGGGCGGGCGAAGAGCCGGCCCCGGGCCCCAtgacccccgccccgccgcccccacccctgcctctgccccctgctcgGTCTGAGTCTGAGGTGCTAGAAGAGATCAGTCGGGCTTGTGAGACCCTTGTGGAGCGGGTGGGCCGGAGCGCCACGGACCCGGCAGGCCCGGTGGACACGGCGGGCCCGGTGGACAGCGGGACCGAGCGGCTGCTGCCTCCCGCCCAGGCCCGCGAGGAGAGTGGcggggtggcggcggcggcggcggcaggaccaggcggcagcagcagcagcaagcgGCGGCAGAAAGAGCACCAGAAGGAGCACCAGAAGGAACACCGGCGGCACAGGCGGGCCTGTAAGGACAGCGTGGGTCGGCGGCCCCGAGAGGGCAGGGCAAAGACCAAGGCCAAGGCCCCCAAAGAAAAGAGCCGCCGGGTGCTGGGCAACCTGGACCTGCAGAGCGAGGAGATCCAGGGTCGCGAGAAGGCCCGGCCCGATCTCGGCGGGGCCTCCAAGGCCAAGCCACCCACGGCTCCCGCCCCTCCGCCGGCCCCCGcgccccctgcccagcccacagCGCCCTCGGC from Panthera leo isolate Ple1 chromosome E1, P.leo_Ple1_pat1.1, whole genome shotgun sequence carries:
- the KDM6B gene encoding lysine-specific demethylase 6B, translating into MHRAVDPPGARAAREAFALGGLSCAGAWSSCPPHPPPRSAWLPGGRCSASIGQPPLSAPPPPSHGSSSGHPNKPYYAPGTPAPRPLHGKLESLHGCVQALLREPAQPGLWEQLGQLYESEHDSEEAVRCYHSALRYGGSLAELGPRIGRLQQAQFWNFHAGSCQHRAKVLPPLEQVWNLLHLEHKRNYGAKRGGPPVKRAAEPPVVQPVPPAALSGPSGDEGLSPGGKRRRGCGSEQTGLPPGLPLPPPPLPPPPPPPPPPPPPPPLPGLATSPPFQLSKPGLWSALHGDVWGPERKGSAPPERQEQRHSLPHPYPYPAPAYAAHPPGHRLVPAAPPGPGPRPPGAESHGCPPATRPPGSDLRESRVQRSRMDSSVSPAATTACVPYAPSRPPGLPGPTSSSSSSSSSNTGLRAAEPSPGIPGADHYQTPALDVSSPQGRLGPSAHSSRKPFLAAPAATPHLSLPPGPPSPPPPPCPRLLRPPPPPAWLKGPACRAAREDGEIFEELFFGSEGRPRPPPPPLPHREGFLGPPAPRFSVGTQDSHTPPTPPATSSSNHGSHGSSPTGPVSFPPPPYLARSLDPLPRPPSPNLSPQDPPLAPLTLALPPAPPSSCHQNTSGSFRRPESPRPRVSFPKTPEVGPGPPPGPLNKAPQPVPPRVGELPARGPRLFDFPPTPLEDQFEEPAEFKILPDGLANIMKMLDESIRKEEEQQQEAGAAPPPPLKEPFSSLQPPFPSDTTPAATATAAQEEEKKPPPALPPPPPLAKFPPPPPLPPPAGPASLLKSLASVLEGQKYCYRGAGAALATRPGPLPATQYSPGPPSGATAPPPASAAPSAQGSPQPSAPSASHFSTSGGPWARERGAGEEPAPGPMTPAPPPPPLPLPPARSESEVLEEISRACETLVERVGRSATDPAGPVDTAGPVDSGTERLLPPAQAREESGGVAAAAAAGPGGSSSSKRRQKEHQKEHQKEHRRHRRACKDSVGRRPREGRAKTKAKAPKEKSRRVLGNLDLQSEEIQGREKARPDLGGASKAKPPTAPAPPPAPAPPAQPTAPSAPVPGKKAREEAPGPPGVSRADMLKLRSLSEGPPKELKIRLIKVESGDKETFIASEVEERRLRMADLTISHCAADVVRASKNAKVKGKFRESYLSPAQSVKPKINTEEKLPREKLNPPTPSIYLESKRDAFSPVLLQFCTDPRNPITVIRGLAGSLRLNLGLFSTKTLVEASGEHTVEVRTQVQQPSDENWDLTGTRQIWPCESSRSHTTIAKYAQYQASSFQESLQEEKESEDEESEEPDSTTGTPPSSAPDPKNHHIIKFGTNIDLSDAKRWKPQLQELLKLPAFMRVTSTGNMLSHVGHTILGMNTVQLYMKVPGSRTPGHQENNNFCSVNINIGPGDCEWFAVHEHYWETISAFCDRHGVDYLTGSWWPILDDLYASNIPVYRFVQRPGDLVWINAGTVHWVQATGWCNNIAWNVGPLTAYQYQLALERYEWNEVKNVKSIVPMIHVSWNVARTVKISDPDLFKMIKFCLLQSMKHCQVQRESLVRAGKKIAYQGRVKDEPAYYCNECDVEVFNILFVTSENGSRNTYLVHCEACARRRSAGLQGVVVLEQYRTEELAQAYDAFTLAPAGASR